In a genomic window of Deltaproteobacteria bacterium:
- a CDS encoding N-acetyltransferase produces the protein MIRKAVTGDVKEMAALVETFARRGDMLPRPLSEIYDNLRDFFVCRDGEELVGLCALHVCSEELGEIRTLAVKEERFGSGVGRSLVTACLEEARSLGLKRVFALTYRTAFFEKLGFRPVAKEDLPHKIWGECIRCVKFPNCDENAVIIDIA, from the coding sequence GTGATAAGGAAGGCCGTCACAGGAGACGTAAAGGAGATGGCGGCCCTGGTGGAGACATTCGCCCGCAGGGGCGACATGCTCCCCAGACCGCTCTCCGAGATATACGACAACCTGCGCGACTTCTTCGTCTGTCGTGACGGAGAGGAACTCGTCGGCCTCTGCGCCCTCCACGTCTGCTCCGAGGAACTCGGCGAGATCAGGACCCTGGCGGTTAAGGAAGAGCGCTTCGGAAGCGGCGTGGGCCGCTCGCTCGTAACGGCCTGCCTCGAAGAGGCGCGCTCGCTGGGACTCAAAAGGGTCTTCGCCCTCACCTACAGGACGGCCTTCTTCGAAAAGCTCGGCTTCAGGCCGGTCGCAAAGGAAGACCTCCCCCACAAAATATGGGGCGAGTGCATAAGGTGCGTCAAGTTCCCCAACTGCGACGAAAACGCCGTGATCATAGATATCGCCTGA